One Candida dubliniensis CD36 chromosome 1, complete sequence genomic region harbors:
- a CDS encoding DHN family protein, putative, with product MGLTDKLKGIKKDDVENINSQAGKYAGGKDGQTGTDLAQDKYKQYKAGKAAEGAKDSLTGQNQGSGSGTSGYGAGAGAGAGSGATGATGATGADSTNAAYGGTSQSGTGYGSSNTASGQHQGSTHSGSHVDRASAGGYGSTGYDQQQPSGTHGSGTTGAHDSTGYGSSQTGSHGNAAYGSSQTGSHGASGAYDSTGYGSSQTGTHGTTGYGSSQTGSHGASTTHDSTGYGSSQTGSHGATGYGSSQTGTHGTHGTHDSTGYGSSQTGSYGATGYGSSQTGTHGTHGTHGTHGTHGTHGTHDSTGYGSTQSGTHGSTGTRGTTTGAHDSSSGYGSSHTGTAAGTGAAAGAGAGAGYGTATTGTGHGDSSYGQSSTGHGNHSSGSHQGLSSKFKTGVDHLDAKIAQLPEHLQKEAHKEFERGYNDAKKSFKS from the coding sequence aTGGGTTTAACTGACAAATTGAAAGGAATCAAAAAGGATGATGTTGAAAATATCAACAGCCAAGCCGGGAAATATGCCGGTGGTAAAGATGGTCAAACTGGTACTGATCTCGCCCAAGATAAGTATAAGCAGTACAAAGCCGGAAAAGCTGCTGAAGGTGCTAAAGATTCATTAACTGGTCAAAATCAAGGAAGTGGTAGTGGTACTTCTGGATACggtgctggtgctggtgctggtgcCGGTTCTGGTGCTACTGGTGCTACTGGTGCTACTGGTGCTGATCTGACCAATGCTGCCTACGGTGGTACTAGTCAATCAGGTACTGGATACGGTTCATCAAACACTGCTAGTGGTCAACATCAAGGTTCCACTCATTCTGGTAGTCACGTCGACAGAGCCTCTGCTGGTGGATACGGCTCTACGGGTTAtgaccaacaacaaccaagcGGAACCCATGGATCTGGTACTACTGGGGCTCATGACTCTACTGGTTACGGTTCTTCTCAAACAGGGTCTCATGGTAATGCTGCTTATGGATCTTCTCAAACAGGATCTCACGGTGCTTCTGGTGCTTACGATTCTACTGGGTACGGCTCTTCTCAAACCGGTACTCATGGCACTACTGGCTATGGCTCATCACAAACTGGTTCTCATGGCGCTTCTACTACACATGACTCTACTGGCTACGGGTCTTCTCAAACAGGATCTCACGGTGCCACTGGTTACGGATCATCACAAACAGGTACTCACGGTACTCACGGTACTCATGATTCCACTGGCTACGGGTCTTCTCAAACAGGTTCTTACGGTGCCACTGGTTACGGATCATCACAAACAGGTACTCACGGTACTCACGGTACTCATGGTACTCACGGTACTCACGGTACTCACGGTACTCATGATTCCACTGGTTATGGATCAACTCAATCAGGTACTCACGGATCTACTGGTACTCGTGGAACAACCACTGGAGCTCatgattcttcttctggttATGGATCTTCACACACTGGTACAGCTGCTGGTACTGGCGCAGctgctggtgctggtgctggtgcCGGATACGGTACTGCTACCACCGGAACAGGTCATGGTGATTCAAGTTATGGCCAAAGCTCTACTGGACATGGTAACCACTCTTCTGGTAGTCATCAAGGACTCAGTTCCAAATTTAAAACCGGTGTTGACCATCTTGATGCTAAGATTGCACAATTACCAGAACATTTGCAAAAGGAAGCCCACAAGGAGTTCGAAAGAGGTTACAACGATGCTaagaaatcatttaaatcttAA
- a CDS encoding v-atpase e subunit, putative (spliced gene;~Similar to S. cerevisiae VMA9), giving the protein MSGYSVVAVFIVVVALSCLAWVFAPKENTTVFRSSVILALSMCYLMWAITYLAQLHPLEAPRRSDLRPEHKD; this is encoded by the exons ATGAGTGG ATattctgttgttgctgtatTCATAGTGGTTGTCGCCTTGTCATGTTTGGCATGGGTATTTGCACCAAAAGAGAACACAACTGTCTTTAGGTCATCAGTAATATTAGCATTATCAATGTGTTATTTAATGTGGGCAATCACGTATTTAGCTCAATTACACCCATTGGAGGCACCAAGAAGATCCGACTTGAGACCAGAACACAAGGATTGA
- a CDS encoding SNARE-like protein, likely involved in Golgi traffick, putative (Similar to S. cerevisiae SFT2;~Similar to C. albicans SFT22), with protein sequence MSTESENVFRQSFRNWNDRSNRNTASSTSNRPVLSEWTDYFKTGANDLYNRLPSSVQDIGASNNNVQEPSWYNLSRLERLIGFGCCLGASVLCFVLCFFMLPVLALRPRKFGLLWTGGSVLFVVSFGVLQGPYSYVRHLLSRDRILFTGVFFSSVFLTIYSACILKSSVLTIFTSIIEILAVLYYTLSYFPFGATTLTFFTSYVVGYIGGLIGGVIF encoded by the coding sequence ATGTCTACTGAGTCTGAAAATGTGTTCAGGCAACTGTTCAGAAACTGGAATGACCGTTCAAATAGAAATACTGCATCATCTACCTCAAACAGGCCTGTCCTATCTGAATGGACAGATTATTTTAAGACTGGGGCAAATGATTTATACAATAGATTACCTTCATCAGTTCAAGATATAGGTGCCTCAAACAACAACGTACAGGAACCGTCATGGTACAATTTATCAAGACTAGAAAGATTGATTGGTTTTGGGTGTTGTCTTGGGGCATCTGTGTTATGTTTTGTGTTGTGTTTCTTCATGTTGCCAGTTTTGGCATTAAGACCTAGAAAATTCGGTTTGTTATGGACCGGAGGGTCTGTGCTTTTTGTCGTATCATTTGGCGTTTTACAAGGTCCATATAGCTACGTTCGACATTTACTTTCTAGAGATCGGATATTGTTTACAGGAGTATTCTTTTCATCTGTGTTTTTGACAATTTACTCAGCCTGTATTTTAAAAAGCAGTGTTTTAACCATTTTCACTAGTATAATTGAGATATTGGCCGTTTTATATTACACATTGAGCTATTTCCCCTTTGGGGCAACAACATTGACATTTTTCACTAGTTACGTAGTTGGGTATATCGGGGGATTGATTGGAGGGGTAATATTCTAA
- a CDS encoding HIT family adenosine 5'-monophosphoramidase, putative (Similar to S. cerevisiae HNT1;~Similar to C. albicans HNT1) — MASHSSCIFCKIIKGEIPSFKLIETAKTYSFLDIQPIAEAHVLIIPKYHGAKLHNIPDDYLSDILPVVKKLTKVLKLDENNTPEGEGYNVLQNNGRIAHQVVDHVHFHLIPKKNEATGLGVGWPSEATDFDKLGKLHEKLKEELAKVENEKL, encoded by the coding sequence atgGCTTCCCATTCTTCGTGCATATTCTGTAAAATCATCAAGGGTGAAATTCCTTCTTTTAAGTTAATTGAAACAGCAAAGACTTACTCCTTCTTAGACATTCAACCAATTGCGGAAGCCCATGTTTTAATTATCCCTAAATACCATGGCGCAAAGTTGCACAACATTCCAGACGATTATCTTAGTGATATTTTACCAGTTGtcaaaaaattgacaaaaGTGTTAAAGTTGGACGAGAATAACACACCAGAAGGAGAAGGTTATAACGTCTTACAGAACAACGGAAGAATTGCTCATCAAGTTGTTGACCACGTTCATTTCCATTTGATTCCGAAGAAGAACGAGGCCACAGGCTTAGGTGTTGGTTGGCCCTCTGAAGCCACTGATTTTGACAAATTAGGAAAATTACATGAGAAATTAAAGGAAGAATTGGCTAAAGTCGAAAACGAAAAGTTATAG
- a CDS encoding CDC48 ATPase, putative (Similar to S. cerevisiae CDC48;~Similar to C. albicans CDC48), with product MTGEEDKKQHFDASGASAVDDKTATAILRRKKKDNALVVDDATNDDNSVITMSSNTMELLQLFRGDTVLVKGKKRKDTVLIVLADDDMPDGVARINRCVRNNLRVRLGDIVTVHPCPDIKYANRISVLPIADTVEGINGSLFDLYLKPYFVEAYRPVRKGDLFTVRGGMRQVEFKVVEVDPEEIAIVAQDTIIHCEGEPINREDEENSLNEVGYDDIGGCKKQMAQIRELVELPLRHPQLFKSIGIKPPKGILMYGPPGTGKTIMARAVANETGAFFFLINGPEIMSKMAGESESNLRKAFEEAEKNSPSIIFIDEIDSIAPKRDKTNGEVERRVVSQLLTLMDGMKARSNVVVIAATNRPNSIDPALRRFGRFDREVDIGVPDAEGRLEILRIHTKNMKLADDVDLEAIASETHGFVGADIASLCSEAAMQQIREKMDLIDLEEETIDTEVLNSLGVTQDNFRFALGNSNPSALRETVVENVNVTWDDIGGLDNIKNELKETVEYPVLHPDQYQKFGLAPTKGVLFFGPPGTGKTLLAKAVATEVSANFISVKGPELLSMWYGESESNIRDIFDKARAAAPTVVFLDELDSIAKARGGSHGDAGGASDRVVNQLLTEMDGMNAKKNVFVIGATNRPDQIDPALLRPGRLDQLIYVPLPDEPARLSILQAQLRNTPLEPGLDLNEIAKITHGFSGADLSYIVQRSAKFAIKDSIEAQVKINKIKEEKEKVKTEDVDMKEDEVEEEDPVPYITRAHFEEAMKTAKRSVSDAELRRYESYAQQLQASRGQFSSFRFNENSGATDNGSAAGANSGAAFGNVEEEDDLYS from the coding sequence ATGACTGGTgaagaagataaaaaacaacattTTGATGCTTCGGGTGCTTCTGCTGTAGATGATaaaacagcaacagcaattttaagaagaaaaaagaaagataatGCCTTGGTGGTTGATGACGCCACCAACGACGACAATTCTGTCATAACCATGTCTTCAAACACAATGGAATTGTTGCAGTTATTTCGTGGTGACACAGTCTTGGTGAAAGgtaaaaagagaaaagacACAGTGTTGATCGTTTTagctgatgatgatatgCCTGATGGCGTTGCTAGAATTAACAGATGTGTTCGTAACAATTTGCGTGTCAGATTGGGAGATATCGTCACTGTCCATCCATGTCCTGATATCAAATATGCCAATAGAATCTCAGTATTGCCAATTGCTGATACTGTCGAAGGTATTAATGGTTCCTTATTTGACCTTTACTTGAAGCCATACTTTGTTGAGGCTTATAGACCAGTGAGAAAGGGTGATTTATTTACTGTAAGGGGTGGTATGAGACAAGTGGAATTCAAGGTTGTTGAAGTTGACCCTGAAGAAATTGCAATTGTTGCTCAAGACACCATTATTCATTGTGAAGGAGAACCTATTAATCGTGAAGACGAAGAAAACAGCTTAAATGAAGTTGGTTACGACGATATTGGAGGTTgtaaaaaacaaatggCCCAAATCAGAGAGTTGGTTGAATTGCCTTTGAGACATCCACAATTgttcaaatcaattggtATTAAACCACCAAAGGGTATTTTGATGTACGGTCCTCCTGGTACTGGTAAAACCATCATGGCAAGAGCAGTGGCTAATGAAACAGGTgccttcttcttcttgataAATGGTCCGGAAATCATGTCTAAAATGGCTGGTGAGTCGGAATCCAATTTAAGAAAAGCTTTTGAAGAGGCAGAAAAGAATTCTCCttctattattttcattgatgaaattgattctaTTGCCCCAAAAAGAGATAAGACCAATGGTGAAGTGGAAAGAAGAGTCGTTTCTCAATTGTTAACTCTTATGGATGGTATGAAAGCCAGATCTAACGTAGTGGTTATTGCTGCTACTAACAGACCAAATTCCATTGATCCTGCTTTGAGAAGATTTGGAAGATTCGACAGAGAGGTTGATATTGGTGTTCCAGATGCTGAAGGACGTTTAGAAATATTGAGAATCCACACCAAGAATATGAAATTGGCTGATGATGTCGACTTGGAAGCCATTGCTTCTGAAACCCATGGTTTCGTTGGTGCGGATATTGCATCGTTATGTTCTGAGGCTGCTATGCAACAAATCCGTGAAAAAATGGATCTTATCGACttggaagaagaaactaTTGATACTGAAGTGTTGAACTCTTTGGGTGTCACTCAAGACAACTTCAGGTTTGCTCTTGGAAACTCTAACCCCTCTGCCTTGCGTGAAactgttgttgaaaatgttAACGTCACATGGGATGATATTGGTGGTTTGGACAACATCAAgaatgaattaaaagaaacTGTGGAGTATCCTGTCTTGCATCCCGATCAATACCAAAAATTCGGATTGGCTCCAACCAAAGGTGTTTTATTCTTTGGTCCACCAGGTACAGGTAAGACCCTTTTGGCCAAAGCTGTTGCCACTGAAGTTTCTGCTAATTTCATTTCTGTCAAAGGTCCAGAGTTGTTGAGTATGTGGTATGGTGAATCTGAGTCTAATATCCGTgatatatttgataaagCCAGAGCTGCCGCTCCTACCGTGGTGTTTTTGGATGAATTGGATTCCATTGCCAAGGCTAGAGGTGGTTCTCACGGTGATGCAGGTGGTGCATCTGACAGAGTGgtcaatcaattgttgaCTGAAATGGACGGTATGAATGCTAAGAAGAATGTGTTTGTCATTGGTGCCACTAACAGACCAGATCAAATTGATCCTGCATTGTTGAGACCAGGTAGATtggatcaattgatttatgtCCCATTGCCAGACGAGCCAGCTAGATTATCTATTTTACAAGCTCAATTGAGAAATACCCCATTGGAACCTGGTTTGGACTTGAACGAAATTGCCAAGATCACTCACGGTTTCTCAGGTGCAGATTTGTCTTATATTGTTCAAAGATCTGCCAAATTTGCTATTAAAGACTCTATTGAAGCCCAAGTCAAGATTAACAAGATcaaagaagagaaagaaaaggtGAAAACTGAAGATGTTGATATGAAGGAAgatgaagttgaagaagaagatccTGTGCCTTACATTACTAGAGCTCACTTTGAAGAGGCTATGAAGACTGCAAAAAGATCTGTCTCAGATGCTGAATTACGTCGTTATGAGTCTTATGCTCAACAATTACAAGCCTCGAGAGGTCAATTTTCTAGCTTTAGATTCAATGAAAATTCTGGTGCCACCGATAATGGTTCAGCTGCTGGTGCTAACTCAGGTGCAGCTTTTGGAAACGTTGAAGAGGAAGACGATTTGTACAGTTGA
- a CDS encoding basic amino-acids permease, putative (Similar to C. albicans LYP2): MSVDYPNSITSLDKKPQIDLENVIEDASTSSEHRIAQTENLNRSLGARTINLICLGGVIGTGIFLGMGKMLSNAGPLGLLLNYLIMGTMIYFMMLSLGEMSVQYPISGSFAVYTKRFGSDSLAFATLFNYWLNDCVSVAADLVALQLVMQYWTDFHWYVISIIFWVFLLLLNVLHVRLYAEAEYSLALLKVVTIIIFFIVSIICNAGKNPQHEYIGFKYWSYGDAPFVDGIRGFSKVFASAAYSFGGLESVSLTAGETKNPTRVIPKTVQMTFFRVLIFYILTAFFIGMNIPYDYPNLMTKKVATSPFTIVFQMVGAKGAGSFMNAVIMTSIVSAGNHALYAGSRLAYNLSLHGYIPKIFLPMNRFRVPYVAVIITWLIGGLCFASAFVGSGELWSWLQAIVGLSNLISWWVIGVVSIRFRQGLKKQGRTHELLFKNWSYPYGPLYVVILGGFIILVQGWTTFSPFSVNDFFQSYLELGVFPLCFVFWWLVIRKGKDRFVKLEDMDFDTDRYYETPEEIEKNTYANSLKGWAKFKYNFADNFL, translated from the coding sequence atgtCGGTTGATTATCCCAATAGTATAACCTCACTAGATAAAAAACCCCAAATTGACTTGGAAAATGTAATTGAAGATGCATCCACGTCATCAGAGCATAGAATCGCACAAACAGAGAATCTTAATAGAAGTTTAGGAGCTCGTAccatcaatttgatttgtctTGGTGGTGTCATTGGAACAGGAATTTTTTTAGGTATGGGGAAGATGTTACTGAATGCGGGACCATTaggtttgttgttgaattatctaataatgggtacaatgatttattttatgaTGTTGAGTCTTGGGGAGATGTCTGTCCAATATCCTATATCCGGGTCATTTGCCGTCTATACAAAAAGATTTGGTTCTGATTCTCTTGCATTTGCAACtttgtttaattattgGCTTAATGATTGTGTTAGTGTTGCTGCAGATTTGGTTGCATTACAATTAGTGATGCAATATTGGACCGATTTCCATTGGTATGTGATATCCATTATATTTTGGgtatttttattgttgttaaacGTCTTGCATGTGAGATTATACGCCGAAGCAGAGTATTCACTTGCCTTGTTGAAAGTGGTgacaattattatatttttcatcGTTAGTATCATTTGTAATGCTGGGAAAAACCCACAACACGAATACATTGGATTTAAGTATTGGAGTTATGGTGATGCCCCATTTGTTGACGGAATTCGCGGATTCAGTAAAGTGTTTGCCTCAGCTGCTTATAGTTTTGGTGGATTGGAATCTGTATCTCTTACAGCTGGTGAAACTAAAAACCCAACCAGAGTGATTCCCAAAACAGTGCAAATGACATTTTTCCGTGTTTTGATATTCTATATATTGACTGCTTTTTTCATTGGTATGAACATTCCTTATGATTATCCGAATTTGATGACTAAGAAAGTTGCCACTTCTCCATTTACTATTGTTTTCCAAATGGTAGGAGCCAAAGGTGCTGGAAGTTTTATGAACGCAGTTATTATGACTTCAATTGTTTCCGCTGGAAATCATGCCTTGTATGCTGGGTCGAGATTGGCTTATAATTTGAGTCTCCATGGCTACATCccaaaaatatttttacCCATGAATCGTTTCAGAGTCCCATATGTAGCAGTAATTATAACTTGGTTGATTGGAGGTTTATGCTTTGCTTCAGCATTTGTGGGGTCTGGTGAATTATGGTCTTGGTTACAAGCAATTGTTGGGCTTtccaatttaatttcttggTGGGTTATCGGTGTTGTTTCAATTCGTTTCAGACAAggtttgaaaaaacaaGGAAGAACACAcgaattattattcaaaaactGGTCATATCCTTATGGTCCCTTATATGTTGTAATTTTAGGCGGGTTCATTATTTTAGTTCAAGGATGGACTACGTTTTCACCATTTTCCGTAAATGATTTCTTCCAGTCATATTTGGAGTTGGGGGTTTTCCCCTtgtgttttgttttttggtggttggTTATTCGAAAGGGGAAAGATAGATTTGTCAAATTAGAAGACATGGACTTTGATACTGACAGGTATTACGAAACTCCTGAAGAAATAGAGAAGAATACATACGCCAACTCATTGAAAGGATGGGCAAAGTTCAAGTACAATTTTGCAGATAACTTTTTGTAA
- a CDS encoding aspartyl amino peptidase, putative (Similar to Mus musculus DNPEP): MASTSSSKELKYAQEFVDFVNASPTPYHAVNSVKSLLSEAGFQEIHERTNWFKFHGLQKGGKYFVTRNGSSIIAFTIGEQFKNGNGIAIVGAHTDSPCLRIKPISKKNSEGFIQIGVEQYGGLIAHSWFDRDLSIAGRVYVNENGQFVPKLLKIDKPLLRIPTLAIHLDRDVNTKFEFNKETKLVPIAGQTSIDRNEKETSATKSCADDPNLQLTPDQFESVQNVISRHNKSLVELIAKELDVEPTKIEDFELILFDHQKSTIGGLNDEFIFSPRLDNLTSCFTAAKGLVESIKSLPKEEGISLISLFDHEEIGSVSAQGADSTFLPDIIQRLTKFDFDNNNNNNNVDYFHETMSKSFLLSSDMAHGVHPNYADKYEGQNRPQLNLGPVIKINANQRYATNSPGIVLLKKVADKVQVPLQLFVVRNDSPCGSTIGPILAAKLGIRTLDLGNPQLSMHSIRETGGTFDILKLTDLFKSFFENYIELDRKILVDHL, translated from the coding sequence atggCTTCAACATCAAGTAGTAAAGAGTTGAAATATGCTCAAGAATTTGTCGACTTTGTCAATGCTTCTCCTACTCCATACCACGCTGTAAACTCAGtcaaatcattattgtCTGAAGCAGGGTTTCAAGAAATCCACGAAAGAACCAATTGGTTTAAATTTCATGGTTTACAAAAAGGCGGTAAATATTTTGTCACCAGAAACGGATCCTCAATAATTGCATTCACAATTGGTgaacaatttaaaaatggGAATGGGATTGCTATTGTTGGTGCTCATACTGATTCACCATGTCTTCGTATCAAGCCAATTTCGAAAAAAAACTCCGAAGGTTTCATTCAAATTGGTGTAGAACAATATGGCGGATTGATTGCTCATTCTTGGTTTGATCGTGATTTATCTATTGCAGGAAGAGTTTATGTCAATGAAAATGGGCAATTTGTtccaaaattattgaagatTGATAAGCCATTATTAAGAATTCCAACATTGGCAATTCATTTAGATCGTGATGTCAATactaaatttgaattcaacaaaGAAACCAAATTGGTTCCAATTGCTGGTCAAACATCAATTGATAGAAATGAAAAGGAAACCTCAGCTACCAAATCATGTGCGGATGATCCTAATTTACAATTAACTCCTGATCAATTTGAATCAGTTCAAAATGTTATTTCAAGACATAATAAATCTTTAGTAGAATTAATTGCTAAAGAACTTGATGTTGAACCtacaaaaattgaagattttgaattgattttatttgatcATCAAAAATCTACCATTGGTGGTTTAAACgatgaatttattttctcACCTAGATTAGATAATTTAACTTCTTGTTTTACTGCTGCCAAAGGTTTAGTCGAATCAATTAAGAGCTTACCAAAGGAGGAAGGAATTTCTTTGATCTCATTGTTTGATCatgaagaaattggaaGCGTTTCAGCACAAGGTGCCGACTCTACATTTTTACCTGATATAATTCAACGTTTaacaaaatttgatttcgataacaacaacaacaacaacaacgtaGATTATTTCCATGAAACAATGTCGAAATCATTCTTGTTATCTTCCGATATGGCACATGGAGTTCATCCAAACTATGCTGATAAATATGAAGGACAAAATCGTCCACAATTGAATTTAGGTCCTGTTATTAAGATTAATGCTAATCAAAGATACGCCACAAATTCACCGGGaattgtattattaaagaaagtTGCAGACAAAGTCCAAGTTCCATTGcaattgtttgttgttaGAAATGATTCACCTTGTGGATCCACCATTGGTCCTATCTTAGCTGCCAAATTGGGAATCAGAACATTAGATTTAGGAAATCCTCAATTATCAATGCATTCAATTAGAGAAACGGGTGGCACTTTTGATATTCTTAAATTGACAGActtatttaaatcattttttgaaaactaCATAGAATTGGATAGAAAAATTTTAGTTGACCatctttga